A single genomic interval of Arachis duranensis cultivar V14167 chromosome 7, aradu.V14167.gnm2.J7QH, whole genome shotgun sequence harbors:
- the LOC107496264 gene encoding LOW QUALITY PROTEIN: receptor-like protein Cf-9 (The sequence of the model RefSeq protein was modified relative to this genomic sequence to represent the inferred CDS: inserted 1 base in 1 codon) — MGLLVVRVVLCVYMFMMFHFACFSSHLCHSQDSSALLHFKTHFIFNPSFFEYYYGDECPHVYPKMSTWENGTDCCSWMGVMCDSVSGHVIGLDLSCGALVGNMNPNNTLFHLTHLQTLNLAFNDFYGSQLPSQFERLVSLVHLNLSSCRFEGDIPSQISHLSELQSLDLSGNSHLMWKETTWKRMLQNATVLREIVLHDTNMSSISLTPNPLSNWSFSFSLVTLNLADTGIRGHLTSHILCLPNLYELKLSGNEIIQVHVPKLNCSTSLSFLDLSLCQFPGSQIPDSFSNLTHLTSLYSYQSGFNGSIPSLLSNLQHLTHLDLSYNAFTGSFPSFLSILHHLVYLDLSWNELSGQIPNVFDRLTNLQTLFLSNNNFQGKLPSSLFTLTQLSQLDCSLNQIEGSLPKQVAFSNLTTLDLGDNLLNGTIPQWALSLKSLRYLDLSNNRFRGHISEITSYSLEHLDLCNNELHGNFPESIFHLVNLTYLCLSSDNWSGIVHFPLFSKLQNLEYLFLSGCSSLLLTSETSVNHTFSNLRALLLLSSNIIGWSEFSGIFPSLENLELYNNSLQEKVPKWIHGLDLLSYLNLSHNNFTLMDHIPWYRLQCLDLSFNSMADDISSFICDATFLEIVNLSHNKFTGTFPQCLANSSYLTDLDLQMNKLHGTLPDTFLDLTTLNLNGNNFEGLLPKSLSKCSGLVDLDLGNNQFEDTFPNWLQNLSNLEILDLRGNKLYGQIANLKSEKIFASLIIFDISCNNFSGSLPKAYIQNFQAMKIVHDVQSPLSYIEADFLLIDGIAEYWSSMVATIKRVSLPFTKIPIFFAIIDLSENKFEGEIPDVFGELQALISLNLSYNSLIGPIPRSLGNLTNLESLDLSSNMLDGXHLEGSIPQGKQFNTFSNDSFEGNMGLCGFPLSIQCNNNVPLQQSPSSEAEDKFGFGWKPVAIGYACGMVVGIGLGYCVFSIGKPEWLVVLFGGKRIKRRSRGNRRRARTTLFQLLVVM, encoded by the exons ATGGGGTTGTTGGTTGTTAGAGTGGTGTTGTGTGTGTATATGTTTATGATGTTCCATTTTGCATGTTTCTCTTCGCATCTATGCCATTCACAAGACAGCTCTGCCTTGCTTCACTTTAAGACCCATTTCATTTTTAACCCTTCATTTTTTGAATATTATTATGGGGATGAGTGCCCCCATGTTTATCCAAAGATGAGTACGTGGGAGAATGGGACAGATTGCTGCTCGTGGATGGGTGTTATGTGTGATTCTGTGTCTGGTCACGTGATTGGCCTTGATCTCAGTTGTGGTGCTCTTGTAGGTAATATGAATCCCAATAACACTCTTTTTCATCTTACTCATCTCCAAACACTCAACCTTGCTTTCAATGATTTTTATGGTTCTCAATTGCCTTCTCAATTTGAAAGGCTTGTGAGTCTCGTACACTTGAATTTATCTAGTTGTCGGTTTGAAGGTGATATTCCTTCCCAAATCTCACACCTTTCCGAATTACAATCACTTGATCTCTCTGGGAATTCTCATTTGATGTGGAAAGAAACAACTTGGAAAAGAATGTTGCAAAATGCAACAGTTTTACGTGAGATTGTATTGCATGATACAAACATGTCTTCCATTAGCTTAACACCAAACCCTTTGTCCAATtggtctttttctttctctttggtTACTCTTAATCTTGCTGATACAGGAATAAGGGGACACTTGACAAGTCACATTCTCTGTTTACCCAATCTTTATGAGCTCAAGTTATCTGGAAATGAAATCATTCAAGTCCATGTTCCAAAGTTGAATTGCAgtacttctcttagttttttgGATCTTTCATTGTGTCAATTTCCAGGATCACAAATCCCTGATTCCTTTTCTAACCTTACACATCTAACTTCTTTGTACTCGTACCAAAGTGGATTCAATGGTTCAATCCCATCATTGCTCTCAAACCTTCAGCATCTCACTCACTTGGACCTTTCATACAATGCATTCACTGGTTCGTTCCCATCATTTCTTtcaattcttcatcatcttGTTTACTTGGATCTTTCATGGAATGAGCTTAGTGGTCAAATTCCAAATGTGTTTGATAGGCTCACCAACTTGCAAACTCTCTTTCTTAGTAATAATAATTTCCAAGGGAAGTTGCCATCTTCATTGTTTACCTTAACTCAACTCTCTCAATTAGATTGTTCTTTGAATCAAATTGAGGGGTCACTACCCAAACAAGTAGCCTTTTCAAATCTCACTACACTAGACCTAGGAGACAACTTATTAAATGGGACAATCCCTCAGTGGGCTTTATCCCTCAAGTCTTTGAGATACTTAGATCTATCCAATAACAGATTCAGAGGGCACATAAGTGAAATTACATCTTATTCCTTGGAGCATTTAGACTTGTGCAACAATGAGCTCCATGGAAACTTTCCAGAATCCATTTTCCATCTTGTCAACCTTACTTATTTGTGCTTGTCTTCAGATAACTGGAGCGGTATTGTCCACTTCCCACTCTTTTCTAAGCTTCAAAACTTGGAGTATCTTTTTCTTTCAGGTTGTAGTTCATTATTGCTAACATCTGAAACTAGTGTTAATCACACTTTCTCCAATTTGAGGGCACTGTTGTTGCTTTCTAGCAATATTATTGGTTGGTCGGAATTCTCAGGAATATTTCCAAGTTTAGAGAATCTTGAATTGTACAACAATAGTCTTCAAGAAAAAGTGCCCAAATGGATACATGGTTTGGATTTATTAAGTTATTTGAATCTCTCACACAACAATTTTACATTGATGGACCATATCCCATGGTATCGACTTCAATGCCTTGATCTTAGTTTCAACTCGATGGCTGATGACATTTCTTCCTTCATTTGTGATGCAACCTTTCTGGAAATTGTCAACTTGTCCCACAACAAATTCACAGGAACATTTCCACAGTGCCTTGCCAATAGCTCATACCTTACGGATTTGGATCTACAAATGAACAAACTTCATGGGACTTTGCCAGATACCTTTCTGGATCTTACTACACTGAATCTCAATGGCAACAATTTTGAAGGTCTATTGCCGAAATCTTTGTCCAAATGTTCAGGACTTGTGGATTTGGATCTCGGTAACAATCAATTTGAGGACACATTTCCCAATTGGCTTCAAAATCTATCAAACTTGGAAATACTAGACTTACGAGGCAATAAGTTGTACGGTCAGATTGCAAATTTGAAATCTGAAAAGATATTTGCAAGTTTGATTATTTTTGACATATCATGCAATAACTTTAGCGGCTCATTACCAAAAGCATACATACAAAATTTTCAAGCCATGAAGATTGTTCATGATGTGCAAAGCCCTTTGTCTTATATTGAAGCagattttcttcttattgaCGGCATAGCAGAATATTGGAGTTCTATGGTTGCAACAATTAAAAGAGTCAGTCTTCCTTTTACGAAAATTCCAATTTTCTTTGCAATTATCGATTTGTCAGAAAACAAATTTGAAGGAGAGATTCCAGATGTTTTTGGAGAGCTTCAAGCACTCATAAGCCTCAACCTTTCATATAACAGCCTCATTGGTCCTATTCCCCGCTCTTTGGGAAATTTGACAAATCTTGAATCATTGGACCTCTCCTCAAATATGCTTGATG AACATCTTGAAGGATCAATACCTCAAGGAAAACAGTTTAATACATTTTCAAATGATTCTTTTGAGGGAAACATGGGGTTGTGTGGATTTCCATTGTCAATTCAATGCAACAACAATGTCCCTTTGCAACAATCTCCATCTTCTGAGGCTGAAGACAAATTCGGATTTGGTTGGAAACCAGTGGCAATAGGATATGCATGTGGAATGGTAGTTGGAATAGGATTGGGATATTGTGTGTTCTCAATTGGAAAGCCTGAATGGCTAGTGGTCCTCTTTGGAGGTAAAAGGATCAAAAGGAGGAGCCGTGGAAACCGCCGGCGTGCAAGAACAACTCTGTTTCAGCTTTTGGTTGTAATGTAA
- the LOC107496285 gene encoding receptor-like protein 34: protein MGSLLLLQFQIILCLHLFFTSFSSSSSLYPPLCHPDQNSALLQLKNSLKVDGWENGTDCCLWPGVTCESTSGHVIGLDLSWHGLEGKINSTSSLFHLTHLQKINLSRNSFYGPLLPSQFGGFVNLTHLNLSWCSFEGDIPSEISYLSKLVSLDLSGNLNLKWKETTWKRLLQNATALREIFLDYTDMSSISLSSLSLITNWSFSSVTLGLSNTNITGYLTSDILCLPNLKELHLYGNTYLQVHVSRLNCNASVSILDLSFCGFQGSMIPSSFSNLTFLTSLTLFDCGLNGSIPSSLSNLQHLTHLDLSSNSIFGSIPSSFSNLQHLTYLDLSNNNLTGAVPASFSKLELLTHLDLSSNELNGSIPSSLWKLQDLVVLDLSYNELSGQLPDIFGGLNKLQTLNLGKNKIQGKLPFSLFTLTQLSILDFSSNKFEGPLPNQIAGFSNLTELYLDGNLLNGTIPSWCLSLPLLKHLNLSSNQFTGNLSAISSYSLLYLNLCGNKIHGDIPKSIFDLVNLTELCLSSDNHGGFVNFPLFSKLQNLRSLTLSGYESISLKPDVNANYTFSNLKMLHLFSNTILDFPKFSGKFPRLLILDLSNNNLQGKVPKWIHDLDSLYHLNLSTNLLTSIEKFSWHGLQYLDLSSNLMTNEISSILCNISSLEVVDLSNNYFTGTLPQCLSNLSYLEVLDLRMNKLYGTLPDTFSMNSNLKTLNLYGNQVEGHLPKSLSNCTELEVLILGNNRIEDTFLYWLQNLTSLKVLVLRGNKFYGPVGNNLTTKHPFPSLIIFDASGNNFSGLLPKDFIENFQAMKNVVHAEVGSVLRYMNSRFYSAISYETQPEYANSLIATVKGVSRAYTKIPTIFAYIDLSENKFEGEIPNVIGELHALIALNLSHNKLIGSIPQSMGFLTELESLDLSSNMLTGRIPNELTNLNFLGFLNLSSNHLVGLIPRGRHFDTFQENSYHGNMGLCGFPLPIQCNKILEEEPLSSPNNQAEEKFGFGWEPVAIGYGCGTVFGIGLGCCVFSIGKPQWLVRIFGGNPNKKMKRKRGARTN from the coding sequence ATGGGGTCTCTTTTGTTGCTGCAATTTCAAATCATTTTGTGTCTACatctgttcttcacttcttTCTCTTCGTCTTCGTCTTTGTATCCGCCTTTATGCCATCCTGACCAAAACTCTGccttgcttcaactcaagaacTCGCTAAAAGTTGATGGATGGGAAAATGGAACAGATTGCTGTTTGTGGCCTGGTGTCACGTGTGAATCCACGTCCGGTCACGTGATTGGTCTCGACCTCAGCTGGCATGGGCTTGAAGGTAAAATCAATTCTACAAGTAGTCTTTTCCATCTTACTCATCTCCAAAAGATCAACCTTTCTCGCAATAGTTTCTATGGTCCTCTATTACCATCTCAGTTTGGCGGGTTTGTGAATCTTACACACTTGAACTTGTCTTGGTGTTCTTTTGAAGGTGATATTCCTTCTGAAATCTCATATCTTTCCAAATTAGTCTCATTAGATCTCTCAGGTAACTTAAATCTAAAATGGAAAGAAACCACTTGGAAGAGGCTGCTGCAAAATGCAACAGCTTTAAGAGAGATCTTTTTAGATTATACAGATATGTCATCAATTAGTCTAAGTTCTTTGTCTTTAATCACCAATTGGTCTTTCTCTTCAGTTACTCTTGGTCTTAGTAACACAAATATAACGGGGTATTTGACAAGTGATATTCTTTGTTTGCCCAATCTAAAAGAGCTGCATCTATATGGAAACACATACCTTCAAGTCCATGTTTCTAGATTGAATTGCAATGCTTCTGTTAGTATTTTGGATCTTTCATTTTGTGGGTTCCAAGGATCAATGATCCCTTCATCTTTCTCTAATCTCACATTTCTCACTTCTTTGACTTTGTTTGATTGTGGCCTTAATGGTTCAATTCCCTCTTCACTTTCAAACCTTCAACATCTCACTCACTTGGACCTTTCATCTAATAGTATCTTCGGCTCGATCCCATCCTCATTTTCAAACCTTCAACATCTCACTTACTTGGATCTTTCAAACAATAATCTAACAGGTGCAGTCCCAGCATCTTTCTCAAAGCTAGAGCTTCTCACTCATTTAGACCTTTCATCCAATGAACTCAATGGTTCAATCCCTTCATCTCTTTGGAAGCTTCAAGATCTTGTTGTCTTGGATCTTTCTTACAATGAACTAAGTGGTCAACTTCCAGATATATTTGGTGGGCTAAATAAACTGCAAACTCTCAATCTTGGGAAAAACAAAATACAGGGAAAGTTGCCATTCTCATTGTTTACATTGACTCAACTTTCCATCTTGGATTTTTCTTCTAATAAATTTGAAGGGCCCTTACCTAATCAAATAGCAGGTTTTTCAAATCTGACTGAATTATATCTGGATGGCAACTTGTTAAATGGGACAATTCCTTCTTGGTGTTTATCTTTGCCGCTTTTGAAACATTTAAACCTTTCAAGTAACCAATTCACTGGAAATCTAAGTGCAATCTCATCTTATTCCTTGCTGTACTTAAATTTATGCGGCAACAAAATTCATGGAGATATTCCAAAGTCGATTTTCGACCTTGTGAACCTCACTGAATTGTGTTTGTCATCAGATAACCATGGTGGTTTTGTCAATTTTCCACTCTTCTCCAAACTTCAGAACTTGAGGTCTCTTACTCTTTCAGGCTATGAATCAATATCACTAAAACCTGATGTCAATGCCAATTATACTTTCTCCAATTTGAAAATGTTGCACTTATTTTCCAACACCATACTTGACTTTCCAAAGTTCTCAGGAAAATTTCCGAGGTTGCTCATACTTGATTTATCCAATAACAATCTCCAAGGTAAAGTGCCTAAATGGATACATGATTTGGATTCTTTATATCATTTGAACCTCTCAACAAACCTATtgacatcaatagaaaaatTCTCATGGCATGGCCTGCAATACCTTGATCTTAGTTCTAACTTGATGACCAATGAAATTTCATCCATCTTATGCAATATAAGTTCTCTTGAGGTTGTGGACTTGTCCAACAACTATTTCACAGGAACACTTCCACAATGCCTTTCCAACTTATCATATCTTGAAGTTTTGGATCTACGGATGAACAAACTCTATGGCACTTTGCCAGATACGTTTTCCATGAACAGCAACCTCAAAACTTTGAATCTGTATGGAAATCAAGTAGAAGGCCACTTGCCTAAATCTTTGTCCAACTGCACAGAGCTGGAGGTTTTAATTCTTGGTAACAATCGAATAGAGGATACCTTTCTCTACTGGCTTCAGAATTTGACATCTTTGAAAGTGTTGGTCTTAAGAGGCAATAAGTTTTATGGTCCTGTTGGTAATAACTTGACAACCAAGCATCCATTTCCAAGTTTAATTATCTTTGATGCATCAGGCAACAATTTTAGTGGCCTGTTGCCAAAAGACTTCATTGAGAATTTCCAAGCCATGAAGAATGTTGTTCATGCTGAAGTGGGAAGTGTTTTGAGGTACATGAATAGTCGCTTTTACTCTGCAATAAGTTATGAAACTCAACCAGAGTATGCTAACTCATTGATAGCAACAGTTAAAGGGGTCAGCAGAGCTTACACAAAAATTCCAACCATCTTTGCATATATTGATTTGTCTGAGAACAAATTTGAAGGAGAGATTCCAAATGTTATTGGAGAGCTTCATGCACTCATAGCACTCAACCTTTCCCATAACAAACTCATTGGTTCTATTCCTCAATCCATGGGATTTTTGACAGAACTTGAATCATTGGACCTCTCATCGAATATGCTCACAGGTCGGATCCCAAATGAATTGACCAATCTAAACTTTCTTGGATTCTTGAATCTTTCCAGCAACCATCTTGTAGGACTGATACCTCGAGGAAGACATTTCGATACATTTCAAGAGAATTCCTACCATGGGAACATGGGGTTATGTGGATTCCCATTGCCAATACAATGCAACAAGATCCTTGAAGAAGAACCTTTATCCTCTCCAAACAATCAAGCTGAAGAGAAATTTGGATTTGGTTGGGAGCCAGTGGCAATAGGATATGGATGTGGAACTGTGTTTGGAATAGGATTGGGATGCTGTGTTTTCTCCATTGGAAAGCCTCAGTGGCTTGTCAGAATCTTTGGAGGGAATCCTAACAAAAAGATGAAAAGGAAGAGAGGAGCAAGAACAAATTAA
- the LOC107496288 gene encoding putative DUF21 domain-containing protein At3g13070, chloroplastic produces MALESLVLGHKVFLTGCSRLPYIAHYNRTKRVPMRVVSTKDRHPSCPLVSNCFDPCSFGSVFMVSSYTKDDRRLFGRASFRCLASSGNDCFQEKNAVSKVNLNFVKGLMKSGVILAAAVCGVLVFGCPRVSAVEGVVNAGYGVFGQSILLLRNTWPKVLQVLRIFKEQGLILAILLGLSAFFSMAETSITTLWPWKVRELAEKESENGVFRLLRSDVTRFLTTILIGTTVVNIAATALVTDAATAMFGEAGVSAATGVMTVAILLLTEITPKSIAVHNATEVARFVVRPVAWLSLVLYPVGRVVTYLSMGMLKMLGLKGRSEPYVTEEELKLMLRGAELSGAIEEEEQDMIENVLEIKDTHVREVMTPLVDVVAIDGSLSLVDFHHLWVTHQYSRVPVFEQRVDNITGIAYAMDLLDYVKKGDLLESTTVGDMAHKPAYFVPDSMSVWNLLREFRIRKVHMAVVLNEYGGTVGIVTLEDVVEEIVGEIFDENDSKEEIQKKTGYIVMRAEGVFDVDANTSIDQLSEDLNIKMPEGHQYETVSGFVCETFGYIPRTGESIKVSLEREDEDDDNEETKSDNQDSKEKNQIFKLEILAGNARKVSAVRFERINGEDETLEAKEVTHFVPKIVKRKWNNGEDSDDADYDGDAFAKRPQHEISSEYVDDQENSDRD; encoded by the exons ATGGCACTTGAATCATTGGTTCTCGGTCACAAAGTCTTCCTCACCGGCTGTTCTAGATTACCTTATATTGCACACTACAATCGCACAAAGAGAGTTCCAATGAGAGTTGTTTCCACAAAAGATAGACACCCTTCTTGTCCCTTGGTGTCAAATTGTTTTGACCCTTGTAGTTTTGGAAGCGTTTTTATGGTTTCTAGTTATACGAAAGACGATAGAAGGTTGTTTGGTAGAGCTAGCTTTAGGTGTTTGGCAAGTAGTGGCAATGACTGTTTTCAAGAGAAAAATGCTGTTTCCAAAGTGAATCTGAATTTTGTAAagggattgatgaagagtgggGTGATTCTGGCTGCAGCAGTTTGtggggttttggtgtttggatgcCCGCGAGTTTCCGCCGTCGAAGGTGTAGTGAATGCTGGTTATGGTGTTTTTGGACAGAGCATACTCTTGCTTAGGAACACTTGGCCTAAGGTCTTGCAGGTTCTTCGTATATTTAAGGAGCAGGGGTTGATATTAGCAATCCTTTTGGGGCTCTCAGCATTCTTCTCTATGGCAGAGACTTCAATTACTACACTTTGGCCTTGGAAG GTTCGTGAATTGGCTGAAAAAGAGTCAGAAAATGGCGTCTTCAGATTGCTTCGGAGTGATGTTACTCGTTTTCTTACAACAATACTTATCGGCACAAC TGTTGTGAATATTGCGGCAACTGCCTTGGTTACAGATGCTGCAACAGCAATGTTTGGGGAAGCTGGTGTCAGTGCAGCAACAGGAGTGATGAct GTTGCAATTTTGCTTCTCACTGAAATCACTCCAAAAAGTATAGCAGTGCATAATGCCACAGAGGTGGCTCGGTTTGTG GTCAGGCCAGTGGCATGGCTTTCCTTGGTATTGTATCCTGTGGGGAGAGTTGTTACTTATCTTTCAATGGGGATGCTGAAAATGCTCGGCTTAAAAGGAAGAAG TGAGCCTTATGTAACTGAAGAGGAACTAAAATTGATGCTAAGGGGTGCAGAATTAAGTGGGGCAATAGAGGAAGAGGAACAG gatatgattgaaaatgtATTGGAAATAAAAGACACACATGTGAGAGAGGTTATGACACCACTTGTTGATGTTGTTGCAATTGATGGAAGTTTAAGCCTTGTAGATTTTCATCATTTGTGGGTCACACATCAGTACTCGAG GGTACCTGTTTTTGAGCAACGTGTTGATAATATAACGGGAATAGCATATGCAATGGATCTGTTGGATTATGTTAAGAAG GGCGATTTGCTAGAAAGTACTACAGTTGGAGATATGGCTCACAAACCTGCATATTTCGTACCCG ATTCAATGTCCGTTTGGAATCTTCTTAGAGAGTTTCGAATCAGGAAGGTTCACATGGCTGTTGTACTTAATGAGTATGGCGGAACTGTGGGG ATTGTAACTCTTGAAGATGTTGTTGAGGAAATTGTTGGTGAAATCTTTGATGAAAATGACTCAAAG GAGGAGATTCAGAAAAAAACTGGTTACATAGTAATGCGAGCTGAGGGTGTATTTGACGTTGATGCGAACACATCTATTGATCAGCTCTCTGAAGATTTGAACATCAAGATGCCAGAG GGTCACCAATATGAGACAGTGTCAGGCTTTGTATGCGAAACATTTGGATACATCCCAAGGACAGGTGAATCGATCAAAGTGTCTCTTGAacgagaagatgaagatgatgataacGAGGAGACCAAGTCTGACAACCAggactcaaaagagaagaaccAGATTTTTAAACTCGAG ATACTAGCTGGAAATGCCAGAAAAGTGAGCGCTGTTCGGTTCGAAAGGATAAATGGTGAGGATGAGACGTTGGAGGCCAAAGAAGTAACTCATTTTGTCCCTAAAATTGTGAAGAGAAAATGGAATAATGGTGAGGACTCGGACGATGCAGACTACGATGGAGATGCATTTGCGAAGAGACCGCAGCACGAGATTTCTAGCGAGTATGTAGATGATCAGGAAAATTCTGACAGAGATTAA
- the LOC107496266 gene encoding heavy metal-associated isoprenylated plant protein 47-like, giving the protein MKQKIVIEVPLNCTKCKKKVLTVCTTAEGVTAVKFIRDGKDRVEIIGEGVDAAQVTQDLRNKLKFAKLVNVSKLD; this is encoded by the exons ATGAAG CAAAAGATTGTGATTGAAGTGCCATTAAACTGTACCAAATGCAAGAAGAAGGTCTTGACCGTATGCACCACTGCAGAAG GTGTGACGGCAGTTAAGTTTATAAGAGATGGTAAAGATCGAGTGGAGATTATAGGAGAAGGAGTTGATGCAGCTCAAGTGACACAAGATTTGAGGAACAAGCTTAAGTTTGCTAAACTAGTTAATGTGTCCAAGCTTGATTAG